The Pungitius pungitius chromosome 14, fPunPun2.1, whole genome shotgun sequence genome contains the following window.
AGCACTTCATGCACTGAAGTCCTCTCCACCAACCTgtgatgcacatacacacacaaaagtctTTGATTGGACTTTCAACCAGGATGACCATATGTGTTGAGACGTTTTGTACGAGATGTTGACGTGCAACGTaattttactgtattttaacATGTTGATATGAAAACAGACTAGTCtttaatatataacattttacatgagTGAAGCTAAACCTATTTAACAAGAGCACAGAGTTGGTGGTGACTGAGTGTCAGCCTACCTCGGCTGAAGTATCATCTTGTGCGGGTGGTATGACTGTCTGTCGGGGTCCTCCCTGTAGATGTGCTCCAGAATATTAATGCCCGGCACACCGTTCCACTGAGGCAGGTGAAACCTTCCACTTGGCTCAAAATGTTTCTTCGGGAAGATATGGTTCTCAATAAGGTAAACTCCTGTCTACATAATGGAATAcacataaaattaaaaaatagacATGGAGTAAAATCAAATACAATCTCACGGTTCATTTTACGAATGTACACCAGAAACACCTTACATTTGGATgctgttgttggagcacgtccatCAGAGATGTCAGGGTGTTGTGCTTGTAAGGCATGATGATCTCGTCGATGTCGTTCAACAGCACGTAGCGCGAGCGGTCCATGGATCTGTAAATACATTCATTCAGTGTGGTCAACTGGCCAAAGTAGTGCACGTCCCCTCCGCTCAGTGAGAAGAGCCAGCCAGGCGATGGATTCAGGTGCTGGTCGATGGGCCAGGGAACCATCTCCACGAAGCCCTCCTGGCTGTAGATCTGCAGCAGGCGATTGAGATCGGGGCCGCAGCTGGTGTTGTAGATCACCACCCTGTCCACACCCAGTAACCTGTGGCCAGTTGAGGAAAAAAGGGTCCAATTCATTACTGTCCACACAGTACATCATACATCGCTGTGACTGTGGCTTGGGAAGTTtaagcagggtttttttttgcaggacaTCTTGTTAGCTGCCACACTTTTTAGTCTAATACCATTGCTCTTTGGCCTTCGTCTACAAGATAATGTCTGTTGTTACACAGAATGCAAAGGTACAGTAAATAttttgtggtgctgctgtgcTGACCTGTACATCTCCAGGGTCTGTGCAAACTGAAGGACATTGTTGTAGTCTCCAAACAGGTTGGAGATGCAGACTGTGAAGTTAAACTGcaacttttcttcctccttcccattggttttcttatttcttaCAGGAAGCCAGGGTTGGTCAACTAGCTGGACTTCTCCTGGCTCAGTAGAGAGACTGACATGTGTAGCTCTGCAGTTTTGGGGAATCTGACACATGACATCCGTGGTGACGTAGGGGAAACCAAAGTTGTCCGTATGTTGTAAAATTGTTCCAGGAGTTTTACTTGATGGCTGTCCTGCACAGCAGAAAACACAGTGCAGTTTTTGGATGGAGTCTCTCTTAAATATGCCAATGATGCGTACGTCGAAGCCATTCACTCTCTGGTCCATGTAGGCCGACACCAGCAAGTGCTTGGTGTTGTTGAGCGGAGTGATGCTTCGCTCAGAGATCTGCAAAGGGCAAGTTTTCGGAGCCCGGCGCAGCGGTGGGATTATCCTGTACGTCCTGGGTGTTCTCACAGTGATGCAGAAGATGAAAATGAGGATGgcaatgaagaggaggaggaacttCCCTCTGACTCGTTTTGGTTTAGCCATCCTGCCACAAACGTCACCGATTCCCAACCTGAGGCCGAATTAGGAATACGGTTTCAGGAGACAAAGTAAAACAGAAATAGTCATAACAACTTTGAATGTGATCGGTGCAGAGTTCTACAATTCAAAATGTACTTTGGCACTTGGTtaacaattgttttaatatattgGTTGACTTTTACCAGCatctattttctttaaaagtgGTGCAACGTTATTCCACTGTTTATATTAGTCTCTAATACAAAAAGTCCCTTTCTTGAGAAACTCACAATGTTTATATTTCAAAGGctgtcttttttatattttattcaagtTATGCGAGTTATTATGCACATGTTTATTAGAACTAAACCTAAACTACAGCTGGGCACATTCTGTGGAACTAGATTACCAAAATAACTGCAATTCACCAGGAGAggaaaatgcatgtttttttgcaaGTTTTAAAATAATCTATTGATGTTCGACACATTCCacaaaaaatctaaaatatctACCTTATTTGTAGTTACACTTGGCTGCTATAATTCAAAAGGGTAATATTTTCACTATATAGCCTTCTGTTAAAACAAATTAGTCATAAGGAATATTGGTGTTATTTGTgagactgaaaaactctaaatcatCAAAAAAAGGGCAATCACCTGTGTGGTGTGCTAGGTTAATCTATTGGGATTAAAACCATGGGGGcagaaagcttttaaagtaataCCATACATAATGTACAGACTGACATGTTTCATTGGGGAAATTAAGACCAGTCTATCCAAACAAAGGGATTTGTGACAGGTTTCAGTCAGTGTCATTGACAAAAAAGTTTATTACTTCACACTAGCTAATGACCTTCACTCTCAAAGGATACACATCCTGTATGTTGTGGCATCAACCGGTCAGCATGGTGACGACCAGAGGGAAATACAAATATCCAGGATGAACAACTTTGATGTCAACATAAGAAGAAAGCCTAAACTAACACAGGTGTGGGAAGTCAGCAAGCAGAGTACATCAGATGAAAAGTGCAAATGCATGATCCAAATAAACAAATGGCTGCCACCGGCAGCTGCCGGCTGCCGAGTTTCTGAACACATTGGGGATTTTCCCAACAGTGTTGGCCAAGAGGGCGAGGCCTTACTATTGCTGGTAATGCGTGAAAGGCTAACACGTTTGTACAGTCCAACTGGCTATTAAAGGTATCCTTTTCCAATAAACTCACAGGAGGAATGTAATGCAGCAAAGCCATATAAGCTCTATGACAAGTtcaaaacaggatttttttttcactatccaccattttttttttttattgcttagTCCGCATGCACATAAATACCTATAACCAGTGCACAATAGAGCTGTCAAAGGGGCTACTGTGTCCTCcaatttcattgttttatttacaaagtATCCTCAATGTGAAGCATGATGTGGTACTGTAACAGTGGTCTAATAACCTGGTGTTGTGAGGTTTTCTGACACGTATATGTAACAGTAGACAGTGGTCGGTACATTTCCTGTTCCAGTCAACAAACTGGCACCAGTTAAATCAACTCGAGAGCACAATTTTGTTTTCAACTTATAGCCATCAGAAACCTTTCATTAACAGAAAACAGAGCGTAATCACAATGAATgtcttccctccccctcccccccacataTTACTCCTCAGACCGGGCTATGGGCCAAGAAACCCAACTGCaaaatttctgtatttgttcttACATGAACAGGAACTGATTTAAAAATAGGAATAGGTCTTTACAGGAAGTCCGCTTGAGTCCACGAATACTGTCAATATGGTATGACAAAGTCAAAAACACATgagagctttaaaaaaaggataactTTTTTATCATAGACACAACAGATTTTAGAAGGATACAAATATAACAGTGGAAATACATTTCCTCAAGGAACTAAAGTTATTGTAGAGCTACCATTTTATGCTACTTCATACATTACGGAGAGAAGAATTGTACTCTAACCTTCACTGCACTTATTTAAGAGCCAACTTAGCTTGTAGACACTTTTCAAATTAAGATTTGATATGTGATGTCATGTTAAAGAGAATCGCTTTTAATACATCAATAATTCAGGTCCTGTGAAGCCACAGAAATAAATACTGAGAACAATTTGTTGCTGATAGGCGAATTGATTTTTTCAGCATTTTGCCCGCGTTTATACTGTCGTTTAAATAAATTACTTCCTCCTGGGTGATCCCCAGTAACAGTTGAAAATACATTGATAAAAAGATACACGTCCAACAGGATGAAATAAAGATACCGTGGTAATGGAATGTTACTAGAACACGCAAAGCTATAGCATTGATACACAAGCATTGAGCAAAACGGCACTCGCTATTATAATCCGTTTCAATTTCATTTTAGGACTAAAAAAAGAGCATAGCATACGTGCATTAATGCATAAGTGAATGTGTCATGAATACTGCGCAATATGAACGGAATACCACAATATGAACGGAATACCACAGCGTCCCACAGGGACTGGCGTCATGCCTTTACCTCAGTTGCCAAAACTATTGTCAATGTAGATAATAACACGATGGGCGTGATTCGAAATACTCACAAAAATGTTGAACCTTAGTCTTCTTATCGTAGGATCGCGACGGAGGACGTGCGGGCAATAAAAAGGATCACCGGTTATGTTTGCGCCCCGGTTCTTCCTCCGCGGGTCTACAAACGAGTCGCACCTGAGTAACACATGTGCGACCAATGCAAATGTTTACGGTTAGGCCGTGCAGCAGACCTGCGGTGCGTGCACAGCTCATACAAGGTTTACGGTAAAGTACAGGATCATCTCTTAGgagacaaaaacatgcacaaaacTACCTAAGACCAGTGCACAATTTATTTATCCTCAATGTGAAGCATGGTGTGGTACTGTAACAGTGGTCTGGCGGTGTGAggttttcttaaatatatacatttgacAAACTGGGACCAGTTAAGCCAAAATTAAGTTGCACACAGGTTGAACAACAACTTGTGAGCACAAATAACTTCCAATGTCTCTTATCCACACCCTTTTGAAATCTAATCTACTTAAGGAGGAAGTTCTCCGATTTATGAAGGAATGCTTTTGTCTTCAACTTAAAGCCGTCAGAAACCTCTCGATTAACAGAAGACAGAGCAATCAAGCTTAATCACAATGAAAGTATTTTTTCCCCTCGCATAGCCGTATTCCTCCTCAGACCGGGCAATTTTGcaaacaaactaaacaaaaaccGCTCAAGAGAAAATATTTTACCATGAAGGAACAGAACACAAATGTGAGTTACTATTACGACTACAATTAAGACTAAGAACTACTTTAACTTTATACACTACTACTTTAATAGAAAGACCTCATGTAGAAATGTAAGATTAATAAATACAGCTTTTTAAATAAccacaatgagaaaaaaaggaaatacctTCCTGTTATGAATACTTAgccaatgcatttttttttagaaaatataGAGCATTGGAAAATAAGTGTCCCACTGGATTGCTTTGGAAATATACCCAGGTTAAATccataaatgaacaaaaatccCTTGCTATTAAAACGTTTATGTGAATCAAAATGGAGGCCTTATCAAGTTGTACAAACAACACTTCCCTTTGTGTAAGTGTAACCTCCCCCCTTGCAACTGTCACTTAGAGACAGTGCAGAATATACAGGATATAGGGGAATATTCAAATTCAATCGAAGAGGAGACTGGTGAGTATTCAATTGGAAACAGGAAATGTCCACCCCAAATTACGCTTAACACAACAGGTTTATCATTTTTGCAGCAAATGCACAATTCCACACATCAAAAGAATGTCCAAGCaggtaatataaaaaataaagtgcgcACTGTGACGTCCGATGTGAAGGTTTTCTTGGTGGTGGATAGATGAAGACGATGAAGATGTGGTGGGAGACCAAACAGTACACCTGGTTCCAGTGATTGAGCTATCCAAGAAAAACAGCCAGGATATCAAATGTTCAAAGTTTTTATCATCTTCACCGAAAtttctctcggttacgtatgtaaccttcgttccctgaagggaacgagacgctgcttaaagacactgtgggaacgcccctgcgtgaccgcgtcatgaagcgcgtgtgaaacctaaccaatggcgagctggtacgtcatattggggacgccggaccagggcgctataaagggacccgaagggcaggaccattcatctctgaaaggccgaatcgagtgccacgggaaGGCCGGGAGTTCCCtccagggaacgaaggttacatacataaccgagagacgttccctctcagggaactcgagctgcgtaaagacgctgtgggaacacttatacccactcaccatacgagcaagtgaccgtggtgtgaagtttttaaaacgcacactcgacgagagcacctcTGCTCAAGGCGAGGGacagtccccgacaggagggcttctgcagccggcACACCCCGATAGAAggggcccggacagccgagatgcgggctgaccggccgattcataagcaagtgtcatggccctaaccattcacttgctgcggctctgttatacgcctggtccaacgtcaggaacggaggacagggtgccacaaaggaagagagatgccccaaaggcagacgggaagacctgtggaaacatagcaggacctccagtactgaaccgacggggcagttaactgggtccgcagttgttcctacagcaggtggcaccatctaccggcatacgccctcctagtggcggggctctggagtaggagggGGTCTCCACGACCTCAGTCGAGTGACCCAGACCTTCAAGGAGGGCCCTTtcgagggccacgcccatagctttCAAAGctcagggcgggggtgaactatggacgccgacgcctgagacagcaggtccaacctgatggggatctccaccgggggcACTGCGAGAAGCaatattaggtccgcaaaccatactcgggccggccagaacggggctactaacagtaggctgacgccgtcctgacggaccctatccagaacccctgggagcagagcaaccggggggaaagcgtacaggcgcatgctttttggccatgtctgtcccaaagcatccaagccgaaaggggcggggtgcgtgagggataaccaccgaggacaatgagttgtctctgcggaggtAAATAagtccacatcggcgcggccAAAGTGACCCCTAAGGAACTCCActgcctctgggtggagtctcctgTCCACCCTGATGGTCTGAGCTTGATGGACTGGTGGCTCgaggtgcagttgtttgtgtacagggagaagagcagaggggaaagaacgcagccttggggggaaccggtgctgatggaccgagaggcagagaccaTTCCAAGACAGTTTCTGGCTTcaaggtaaaacaaaaagactCTGTTCAATGTGATGGCTGATACAATGCCAGGTCATACAATACAATGCTTTCAAAAAGATCATGGCCCAAGCAGGGCGGTAAACCCGAACATTGGTATGGAGGACACATTTTGGAGTGGGCGAATCTAAAAAAACAGGTTACTTTGGATGTGTCACCCAATTAAAATGGCAAACAATCTATTAGGAAtcaaatagttctaaaattaaAGATAAAGTTCTTAGagtcacaataaataaatcattgaaaaacaaaataaagtctctctaaagaaaacatgttggaCAGCGGAAGACCTGCTCCAGAGTTGGTTTCCTAGTGCAAAGCCTACTGTTGAGTGACAATTAACATTAACGGAACACTTGTCTGGAAGTGTTCTAAGACACGCCCAAAGCAAACTGTTGTTTTAGATCCCCCACACCAAAATGTTTCCTCCATACCAATGTCTCACattagtaaataaataatgctgCTCTGCTTTAAGTTAATAGATAAATTAGACAAAGGGCAGATAAACTATGTGAATATCTGTGGCGCACTCCATAAAGCAGCAGGCAGATTGGAGTTTGCACGTTTTGACCCACGGCGTTCGAatcccggtgttacgtgcctactggtttgcgaccaatccagggtgtaccccgtcCCAAAGTTGTCTGGGATAGACTCAagccccccccgcgaccctgagtacaggataagcaggttaaagatggatggatggatggtttgcCTAcgcgtgcatgtttgttttaccccgacagcagcagatgttgtctgcctccgtcatcTTATTCGTCAGAcgttcgcaaacatattgctgaaaattgTTGTAAGATATTTTCGGCGTGTTCAAGGATTGGAAGCCCGGTCGGGGATAATTTAGCACAAATCAGccaaaacaacttctctcgttctggtagatttattcatctgatcacaggtcaagtataagcgctgcatttgcaaaggcaggagcagttcaggcagcacgcaggctgtaggaacaactaactaacatcagcaaaaacatcatgttttataacccaaaagacaaagaaaagatttctattggccctaagctggcgtaggggatgaaccttctccccccgcctctaaggatccggtcacatccaatgtgcagaccaccttgcctaacgtaaacaaagaacaatggttgagtgttggttggggtgtggtgtgaacctcccgccttatcttacacatctgctggttgacccgctgaccttgcttccctagtcagaacagaaaccgatccccttatcaatacacacagagaaacctctgtttgtccatgcgggtcccgactcttaaatcaagtccagacaggaacccccatcctgccagactgtctctgacttgaattcttcagcaggacagggcaacattttctaacttagcacaaagaaagaaacttttgattatcattGTCGTGGTTTGATATTTGttacttgttgttttgtgttcttccactttcctcctctctttttgctttctctcttcctgGCAATAGGAGACGGCGGAGGGCGAGGTTGGTTGACTGCGCAGAACGAGACACACCTGGTTCCCATCCCACCTAATCACGTGTGCCATAAAGACAGGCTCTGCTCGTCACTCCAGTGCCAGAGTATCCCCGTTTGTACCCGCTGCTACTTGTGGCTCCCGGCTCCCTTGGGATTCCACCACAGCAATTTTTCCCCCATGCTCGACTCCAGCCCAGCCAGCTCAACCTTCGTCGTCTCCTCCGTTCCagcgccttgtgttttttgtgtgtgcactgcTGTGGTAATTAAACCATCCTGGCCTCCTGTTTCTGCATTTCGGGGTCCACTGAGAACTGCCGCGTGACAGAAAATGTTCCAAATACATCCATTGCAGcaattacgattgtataagtgagcactacatcactgccacgtatgaagaaatacataaaaaaacatatatttattaaaagatcgcctaATCTGGATTTGAATCCTGTCGCGTAAAACAACAATAAGCTTTAAAACGGCA
Protein-coding sequences here:
- the LOC119227664 gene encoding uncharacterized protein LOC119227664 gives rise to the protein MAKPKRVRGKFLLLFIAILIFIFCITVRTPRTYRIIPPLRRAPKTCPLQISERSITPLNNTKHLLVSAYMDQRVNGFDVRIIGIFKRDSIQKLHCVFCCAGQPSSKTPGTILQHTDNFGFPYVTTDVMCQIPQNCRATHVSLSTEPGEVQLVDQPWLPVRNKKTNGKEEEKLQFNFTVCISNLFGDYNNVLQFAQTLEMYRLLGVDRVVIYNTSCGPDLNRLLQIYSQEGFVEMVPWPIDQHLNPSPGWLFSLSGGDVHYFGQLTTLNECIYRSMDRSRYVLLNDIDEIIMPYKHNTLTSLMDVLQQQHPNTGVYLIENHIFPKKHFEPSGRFHLPQWNGVPGINILEHIYREDPDRQSYHPHKMILQPRLVERTSVHEVLKSSGQQFKVPMDVCRIIHVRVPLRKSLTLEQLNEDKRLWDFQEKLIPSVDKVLRRAGLLAS